One region of Streptococcus parasanguinis genomic DNA includes:
- a CDS encoding C69 family dipeptidase — MKKHYFRSAVAALLPLLLIAQPVEACTGFIIGKKLTADGSTLVGRTEDLEPNHNKNFVVRERVYNKKGAIFEDAANGFQYPLPEISYKYTAVPDVTPDQGIFDEAGFNEYGVSISATVSASANDKIQKVDPYVKDGLAESGLTSIVLPSVKTAREGVELIAKIVEEKGAAEGNIVTIADKEGVWYMEILSGHQYAAILFPEDRFAVFPNTFFLGHVDLSDTERTIASKDLEKVAKKANSYKEVDEKFHVSQSYNPPLQEADRSRVWSGIKSLDPSSPVKYDDASFDLLHTTDRKLTLRDAMNLQRNRLEGTKYKPQDQMELDGKGIPKKGEFDAVYKYPISNPNVMEAHIFQLKDDVPASAGGGTMWLSMGSPRNAPYLPYYGNILNTYQAYQELGDHYNDRSWYWTISRINDLVAKYPDLFEDGAIRTEMERLESQWMVEQDLSDKEQIALASQPEEASEKATEESLARAEKTFERLQEIRKEAEQKVADEHGKSALQDLDDEEDATYEEKIDLVEFDYDYILAAGLFGATLLAIVIYLIRSKKQKGGKQDD; from the coding sequence ATGAAGAAGCACTATTTTCGATCAGCTGTAGCAGCCTTGCTTCCGCTTTTGTTGATTGCTCAACCTGTTGAGGCTTGTACAGGGTTCATCATCGGGAAGAAACTGACGGCCGACGGTTCGACCTTGGTAGGTCGTACCGAAGATTTAGAGCCCAACCATAATAAAAATTTTGTGGTCAGAGAGCGTGTCTACAATAAAAAAGGAGCCATCTTTGAGGATGCTGCCAACGGTTTTCAATATCCCTTGCCAGAGATTAGCTATAAGTATACAGCGGTTCCAGATGTCACCCCTGATCAGGGAATTTTTGACGAAGCAGGATTCAATGAATATGGGGTTTCCATTTCTGCCACTGTATCTGCTTCAGCAAATGACAAGATCCAAAAAGTGGATCCCTACGTCAAGGATGGCCTCGCAGAATCGGGCTTGACCAGTATCGTTCTCCCTAGTGTGAAAACCGCAAGAGAAGGGGTTGAACTCATTGCTAAGATCGTCGAAGAAAAAGGCGCTGCAGAAGGAAATATTGTGACCATTGCCGATAAAGAAGGCGTCTGGTATATGGAAATCCTATCTGGCCATCAATATGCAGCGATTCTCTTCCCAGAGGATCGATTTGCGGTCTTTCCAAATACCTTCTTCTTAGGGCATGTCGATCTATCAGATACCGAACGCACGATCGCTTCAAAAGATCTTGAAAAAGTCGCCAAAAAAGCCAATAGCTATAAGGAAGTGGATGAAAAATTCCACGTTTCTCAATCCTATAATCCGCCTTTGCAAGAAGCAGATCGCTCTCGGGTTTGGTCGGGAATCAAATCGCTAGACCCAAGCTCTCCTGTTAAATATGACGATGCGTCCTTTGACCTTCTTCATACAACCGATCGAAAATTAACCCTCCGCGATGCCATGAATCTCCAACGCAATCGTTTGGAAGGAACCAAATATAAACCACAGGATCAAATGGAGTTGGATGGAAAAGGCATTCCGAAAAAAGGAGAGTTTGATGCGGTTTATAAATACCCTATTTCCAATCCAAATGTCATGGAGGCCCATATTTTCCAACTGAAAGATGATGTCCCAGCAAGTGCGGGTGGGGGCACCATGTGGCTGTCGATGGGTAGTCCACGAAATGCTCCATACCTACCGTACTATGGCAATATTCTCAACACCTATCAAGCCTACCAAGAATTAGGGGATCATTACAATGATCGCTCTTGGTATTGGACCATTTCAAGAATCAATGACCTTGTGGCCAAGTATCCAGATTTATTCGAAGATGGGGCGATTCGTACTGAAATGGAACGATTGGAGTCTCAGTGGATGGTCGAACAAGATCTGAGTGATAAGGAGCAAATTGCCCTTGCTTCTCAGCCTGAAGAAGCGAGTGAGAAGGCAACAGAGGAAAGCTTGGCAAGAGCTGAGAAAACCTTCGAACGCTTGCAAGAAATCAGAAAAGAAGCAGAACAAAAGGTAGCAGATGAACACGGAAAAAGTGCTCTGCAGGATTTAGATGACGAAGAAGATGCTACTTATGAAGAAAAGATTGATCTCGTTGAATTTGACTATGATTACATTCTAGCAGCAGGCTTATTCGGGGCAACCCTTCTAGCGATTGTGATCTACCTGATTCGCTCAAAGAAACAAAAGGGAGGAAAACAAGATGACTAA